One window of Phycodurus eques isolate BA_2022a chromosome 17, UOR_Pequ_1.1, whole genome shotgun sequence genomic DNA carries:
- the f11r.1 gene encoding F11 receptor, tandem duplicate 1 yields the protein MKMFSGRLVWVLFVFAPAATGVSGFSVTTSDANVQVKENEGVDLTCSYSADFGSSARVEWKFKDLTGSQKYVYYDGKPTAPYSNRVTMYGSNLRFSKVTRNDNGVYDCEVSGVNSQFGEARVKLTVLVPPSPPLCRIPTSVTTGKSTILSCHDGDGSPPPQYKWYRNDVLLPPEPSKISGFQNSTYMLNSANGNLEFPSVKKMDTAQYSCEAFNIAGPPQRCRAVKMEVRDINTGGIVAGVIVALLLLVLLALGIWYAHKKGYLPRMTESKQKTNVVYQPPLVYDGEEEDDSEFKQKSSFVV from the exons gTGTAAGTGGCTTTTCAGTTACCACTTCCGATGCAAACGTGCAAGTTAAAGAAAATGAAG GGGTTGATCTTACATGCTCTTATTCTGCGGACTTTGGTTCAAGTGCGAGGGTGGAGTGGAAGTTCAAGGACCTTACAGGGTCACAGAAATATGTCTATTATGATGGGAAACCCACAG CACCATATTCCAACCGTGTCACGATGTATGGCAGCAATCTGAGATTCAGCAAGGTGACCCGTAACGATAATGGAGTGTACGACTGTGAGGTGTCTGGTGTCAATAGCCAGTTTGGGGAGGCCAGGGTGAAACTCACAGTTCTTG TACCTCCGTCACCACCCTTGTGTCGGATCCCCACCTCAGTGACAACTGGCAAGAGTACTATCCTGTCCTGCCACGATGGCGACGGCTCACCCCCTCCGCAGTACAAGTGGTACCGAAACGACGTCCTCCTGCCACCTGAGCCCAGCAAGATTTCCGGCTTCCAGAACAGTACCTATATGCTGAACTCTGCGAATGGCAACCTG GAGTTTCCCTCTGTCAAAAAGATGGATACGGCACAGTACTCCTGTGAGGCTTTCAACATTGCTGGTCCTCCTCAGCGCTGTAGAGCTGTGAAAATGGAAGTCC GTGACATAAACACCGGAGGCATTGTTGCTGGGGTAATTGTGGCTCTGCTGTTGCTTGTCCTGCTCGCTCTGGGAATTTGGTATGCTCACAAGAAAGGATACCTGCCTC GAATGACTGAAAG CAAGCAAAAAACCAACGTGGTGTACCAGCCACCTTTGGTGTATGAtggtgaggaggaggatgat AGCGAGTTCAAGCAGAAGTCATCGTTTGTGGTGTAG